In a single window of the Pyrococcus sp. NA2 genome:
- the rpl12p gene encoding 50S ribosomal protein P1, translating to MEYVYAALLLHSAGKEINEENLKAVLQAAGVTPDDARIKALVAALEGVNIDEVIEKAAMPVAVAAAPAAAPAEAGGAEEKKEEEKKEEEKEEEVSEEEALAGLSALFG from the coding sequence ATGGAGTATGTATATGCTGCTCTACTCCTCCACAGCGCTGGGAAGGAGATAAATGAGGAGAATCTTAAGGCTGTCCTTCAGGCTGCTGGAGTTACACCTGACGATGCAAGGATAAAGGCCCTTGTCGCTGCACTAGAGGGAGTCAACATTGACGAGGTTATAGAGAAGGCCGCAATGCCCGTTGCAGTGGCTGCAGCTCCAGCCGCAGCTCCAGCAGAGGCTGGAGGAGCAGAAGAAAAGAAGGAAGAGGAGAAGAAGGAAGAAGAGAAGGAAGAGGAAGTCTCCGAAGAGGAGGCCCTTGCAGGACTCAGCGCACTATTCGGATGA
- a CDS encoding 50S ribosomal protein L11, whose protein sequence is MKKQVVEVLVEGGKATPGPPLGPAIGPLGLNVKQVVDKINEATKEFAGMQVPVKIIVDPVTKQFEIEVGVPPTSQLIKKELGLEKGSGEPKHNIVGNLTMEQVIKIAKMKKNQMLALTLKAAAKEVIGTALSMGVTVEGKDPRIVQKEIDEGVYDELFEKAEKE, encoded by the coding sequence ATGAAAAAGCAGGTCGTTGAAGTTCTCGTTGAGGGTGGTAAGGCTACTCCTGGTCCTCCACTCGGTCCAGCAATAGGACCACTTGGATTAAACGTGAAGCAGGTCGTAGATAAGATAAATGAGGCCACAAAGGAATTCGCTGGAATGCAGGTTCCAGTAAAGATAATCGTTGATCCAGTGACGAAGCAGTTCGAGATTGAGGTAGGTGTTCCACCAACGAGCCAACTGATAAAGAAGGAGCTTGGCCTTGAGAAGGGCAGTGGAGAACCAAAGCATAACATAGTTGGTAACTTGACAATGGAACAAGTGATAAAGATAGCTAAGATGAAGAAGAACCAGATGCTGGCTTTGACTCTAAAGGCAGCCGCGAAGGAGGTCATTGGAACGGCATTAAGCATGGGCGTGACCGTTGAAGGCAAGGATCCAAGGATCGTGCAGAAGGAAATTGATGAAGGAGTGTATGACGAGCTATTTGAGAAGGCTGAAAAAGAGTGA
- a CDS encoding protein translocase SEC61 complex subunit gamma yields MPEIQERIRDFLKESKRVFLVTKKPGWEEYKKAAKITGLGIILIGLIGMLIRIIGILMLGG; encoded by the coding sequence ATGCCAGAGATCCAAGAAAGGATCAGGGACTTTCTTAAGGAGTCAAAGAGGGTATTCCTGGTAACAAAAAAACCTGGATGGGAGGAGTATAAGAAGGCTGCAAAAATTACAGGACTTGGAATAATCTTGATAGGCCTAATTGGGATGTTAATTAGAATAATAGGTATCTTAATGCTCGGAGGTTGA
- a CDS encoding transcription elongation factor Spt5 → MGGKIFAVRVTQGQEENTARLIYSKVRTYNLPVYAILAPSKVKGYIFVEAPEKSVVDEAIRGIRHARGVLPREVPFSEIEHFLEEKPAVSGLEPGDIVELISGPFKGEKAKVVRVDEAKDEIVVELIGAIVPIPVTVKGEYVRLISKRQKEE, encoded by the coding sequence ATGGGCGGAAAGATCTTTGCCGTGAGAGTGACTCAGGGTCAGGAGGAGAATACAGCGAGGTTAATATATAGTAAGGTTAGAACCTATAATCTTCCCGTTTATGCGATATTGGCTCCTTCAAAGGTTAAAGGTTACATCTTCGTTGAGGCTCCCGAGAAGAGTGTAGTTGATGAAGCGATCAGGGGAATTAGACATGCTAGGGGAGTTTTGCCTAGAGAAGTTCCATTCAGTGAGATAGAACACTTCCTGGAGGAGAAGCCCGCCGTTAGTGGTCTTGAGCCTGGCGATATAGTTGAGCTAATCTCAGGGCCTTTCAAGGGTGAGAAGGCAAAGGTTGTTAGGGTTGACGAAGCTAAAGATGAGATAGTCGTGGAGCTAATAGGTGCCATAGTTCCCATTCCAGTGACCGTTAAGGGGGAATACGTTAGGCTTATAAGCAAGCGTCAAAAGGAGGAATGA
- the dcd gene encoding dCTP deaminase yields MLLPDWKIKREILIEPFSEESLQPAGYDLRVGKEAYVQGTLIDVEKEGKVVIPPKEYALVLTLERIKLPDDVMGDMKIRSSLAREGIIGSFAWVDPGWDGNLTLMLYNASNEEVVLHYGERFVQIAFIRLEGPARNPYRGNYQGSKRLMFSKRKIKG; encoded by the coding sequence GATATTAATAGAGCCATTCTCAGAGGAGTCCCTTCAACCAGCTGGTTACGATTTAAGGGTAGGAAAAGAAGCTTACGTCCAGGGAACCCTAATAGATGTGGAGAAAGAAGGAAAAGTCGTCATTCCCCCAAAGGAATATGCCCTAGTATTGACTCTAGAGAGGATAAAGTTGCCAGACGATGTAATGGGTGACATGAAGATTAGGAGTAGCCTTGCCAGGGAGGGGATAATCGGATCTTTTGCATGGGTTGACCCAGGATGGGACGGGAATTTAACCCTAATGTTGTACAATGCATCAAATGAGGAAGTTGTGCTGCACTATGGAGAAAGATTCGTCCAAATTGCCTTTATAAGACTTGAAGGCCCAGCCAGAAATCCATACAGGGGCAATTATCAGGGAAGTAAGAGATTAATGTTCTCAAAGAGAAAAATAAAGGGATAA
- a CDS encoding 50S ribosomal protein L10 has product MAHVAEWKKKEVEELTKLIKSYPVVALVDVSSMPAYPLSQMRRLIRENGGLLRVSRNTLIELAIKRAAKELGKPELEKLADYINGGAGILVTNMNPFKLYKFLEQNRQPAPAKPGAVVPKDVVIPAGPTPLTPGPIVGQMQAMGIPARIEKGKVTIQKDTTVLKAGEVITPELANILNALGIQPLEVGLDVLAVYEDGIIYTPDVLAIDEQEYIDMLQKAYIHAFNLAVNVAYPTPETIEVLIQKAFLNAKSVAIEAGYITKDTIQEILGRAFRAMLLLAQQLPEDVLDEKTKELLSAQAQIAVATQEVKEEEKKEEEEKKEEEEEEASEEEALAGLSALFG; this is encoded by the coding sequence ATGGCTCACGTTGCTGAGTGGAAGAAGAAGGAGGTTGAGGAGCTAACCAAACTGATCAAGAGTTATCCAGTGGTAGCTCTAGTTGACGTATCAAGCATGCCAGCTTATCCACTCTCACAGATGAGAAGGCTAATCAGAGAAAACGGGGGATTGCTAAGAGTTTCGAGGAACACCTTAATAGAACTGGCAATTAAGAGAGCCGCTAAAGAGCTAGGAAAGCCTGAGCTTGAGAAGCTTGCAGATTACATAAATGGTGGTGCGGGTATACTGGTAACTAACATGAACCCGTTTAAGCTCTACAAATTCCTTGAGCAGAACAGGCAGCCTGCTCCAGCGAAGCCTGGTGCAGTTGTTCCAAAGGATGTCGTTATTCCAGCTGGGCCAACTCCCCTAACTCCAGGTCCAATAGTTGGTCAGATGCAGGCCATGGGAATTCCAGCTAGAATTGAGAAGGGCAAGGTTACAATTCAAAAGGACACAACCGTTCTAAAGGCTGGAGAGGTTATAACGCCCGAGCTAGCTAACATATTGAATGCCCTTGGAATTCAGCCTCTAGAAGTTGGTCTGGACGTTTTAGCTGTGTACGAGGATGGCATAATATACACCCCAGATGTACTCGCAATTGATGAGCAGGAATACATCGACATGCTCCAAAAAGCTTATATCCATGCCTTCAACTTGGCTGTTAACGTAGCGTACCCAACTCCAGAAACGATAGAGGTACTAATCCAGAAGGCATTCCTCAATGCAAAGAGCGTTGCAATAGAGGCTGGCTACATCACGAAGGACACAATCCAGGAAATACTTGGAAGAGCTTTCAGGGCGATGTTGCTACTTGCCCAGCAGTTGCCTGAAGATGTGCTAGATGAGAAGACCAAAGAGCTTTTAAGTGCTCAGGCTCAAATAGCCGTTGCAACTCAAGAGGTTAAAGAGGAAGAGAAGAAGGAGGAAGAGGAGAAGAAAGAAGAGGAAGAGGAGGAAGCCTCCGAAGAGGAGGCTTTGGCTGGTTTGAGTGCCCTATTTGGATGA
- a CDS encoding 50S ribosomal protein L1, with the protein MVFDRQKIVEAVKEAKARAKPRNFTQSVEVAVNLKDIDLKRPENRFKLEVVLPHGRGKDVKIAVIADGAVAEAARRLGLDVISSAELEEIAQSPRQARKLAKRYDFFIAEAPLMPKIGRYLGRYLGPRNKMPVVVPPTMTNLEPIVEKLKKTVRIQLKDNPVVHAPVGTEKMSDEELAENIETVLNAIISKLERGESQIKSVYVKTTMGPAVKIEG; encoded by the coding sequence ATGGTCTTTGACAGGCAGAAAATCGTGGAAGCGGTGAAGGAGGCTAAGGCCCGGGCCAAGCCGCGTAACTTCACACAGAGTGTCGAGGTGGCAGTGAACCTGAAGGATATTGATTTGAAGCGGCCTGAGAACAGGTTCAAGTTAGAGGTAGTTCTTCCACATGGGAGAGGAAAGGACGTAAAGATCGCGGTCATCGCTGATGGTGCAGTTGCCGAGGCGGCGAGGAGGCTCGGGCTTGATGTTATTAGTAGTGCCGAGTTGGAGGAGATAGCTCAAAGCCCTAGGCAGGCGAGAAAGTTGGCTAAGAGATACGACTTCTTCATAGCTGAAGCTCCATTGATGCCAAAGATAGGTAGATACCTTGGTAGGTACTTGGGACCAAGGAACAAGATGCCAGTCGTCGTTCCACCAACGATGACAAACCTAGAGCCAATAGTTGAGAAGCTGAAAAAGACGGTAAGGATACAACTTAAGGATAATCCAGTCGTTCATGCTCCAGTGGGTACAGAGAAGATGAGCGATGAAGAACTCGCTGAGAACATAGAGACTGTCCTTAACGCGATAATCAGCAAGCTTGAGAGGGGAGAGAGCCAGATAAAGTCAGTGTACGTTAAGACAACCATGGGACCCGCAGTAAAGATAGAGGGGTGA